The Aedes albopictus strain Foshan chromosome 1, AalbF5, whole genome shotgun sequence genomic interval gGGAAGAAGGGAGATCACAAAGCGGACGAGGATGAGGAGATGATGATGGGCGATCAGCCAGACGAGACGGAGACGCAGCCGATCGACATTGTACAGCAAGCGGTGAAGCCGACCGAGGGCGATTCGGATGAGAGTTCAACTTCCGGAGTAGTTGGAAGCTCTACGGGAGGTGCAGCGGTATCCAGCGAAGTTGCGGGAGCTGAAAGCACTACGGTAGATTCACGGTTGCGACGAGCGACCGATGGAGAAGCCGCTGAAGAATCGACAGTATCGTCGACAACGGTTGAAGCTTCTACAACCACAGTGACAACAACCACTACCATGGAACCAACAACGAGCAGCACAGCTAGTCACATTCTTCCGACAACTCCCAAGAAGGAAATTTCGGCCATTGGCGATCACTTCATTCCGCCGATGCTACTGGTTAAGGCCCGGTTTACTTCGACGAAAGCTCACGTCGATTCCACAACCACTACGGAGATAGTAACGGAAACTCCAGAGCCAACGTCTTCCAGCACATCTGCGCCGGCTTCGACTTCTGAAGAGATCACCACTGCGATCCTCACAGAAGAAACGTATTCGGTTTCCGATAACGGAAGCGACATCCAAATAGTTGAATttgatgtcaaaacttcttctccGGAAATACCCACCCCTTCCGAAGCCGGCGTTACGACCGCTCATCAAGTGGTAGAAATAACCTTTGAAGATAAAGAAATGACCTCTAAACTTGGAACTCTCAGCATCACTACTCGTCCCTTCACGTCAGACGAGCCTCAGTCAACGACTGCTGCTGAAAACGCAACGGCAACTCCGACAACGCCTTCCACCACTGTAGTCTTACCCTCAACCACTACGACGACTACAACTACAACCGCTCCACCATCCACAACCTCATCTCCACCCAGCTCAACCACGATCCCTACGGTAACGACTCTCAAACCAAAGACCTCCTACACTTTCGAACAGCACGACCTCCACCACGATCTGGGCCCAGACGCCCCTTCGGACGTGTCGGACGAACAGCACGAAGACAACGAAGCCGACCATCGGAACCACGAGGAGCTGCACAACAGCTTCTCCAACATCGAGAACTACCAACCGTACAAGCCGAACCGGCACCGCAGCCTCACCAAACCGGAAGTGCACAACAACCACGGTAACTACATCAAGAAGATACTCGGTTGAGAGCGGCGGCGGTAGAAGTTAGGGTGGCGACGGCAGCGATGGTTGCCATTGACTACGGTTTTCGGTTGCTTCCCGGCGGCGCCATAATCCGGCGGCGGTACGAGCGCAGTAGGCGTTTTTAGTTTTTGacagcacacacacacacacaactttTTGACAGAGCGAGCAAGTAGGCCGTGAAACCATATAGCAAATAGACTTTCTCTTCTAATTTCCCGATAGCATCTAGCCCGTtcttaacaaaacaaaaaatagtaGGACACTAGCAGTTTTAACTTTTGACGATAGTTCTATCCAGAATAGTTCTTTTTTATTCCGACACTTCAGCAAATCTAGCGAGCAACAAGCTACATAGAGTAGAACTCCAATATTTTAGGTTTTAAGAAGGTATCTCTCATCAACAGGTTGAATGCTGTTAATGTTATACTTAAAGTTAAACGTCAAAACAAAGAAACACGTTGCCAATCATTTGAAAAATAAACAATATAGACACACTTGGAAAAAAGGGAGAAGTAAGTTTAGAAACGCAATCAAACGTGTTGGATGATTGGCGAACTCTTAAAAATCAGCAAACAATTACGATGATCTTTAGCTATATGTAGTCGAACAACACACTCAAACACACAAACACAAACAAATACAATCTTTATCAGATCGGTAAGTTAATTTTGACTGAAGTCATTGGAAATTTGCAGCTAAAACTAGAGCAGGAGGTCAAGCTTGAAGAAAACAAAGTGAACTAGTCAAAGAAGGAGTGAAGCAAGCTGAACATTATAAGAGGAAAACTCACAAACACAATCTTTTCGCACCTGCAAAACAACTCTCATAAAACTTATCGTGGTTAGTTGGTAAGACATTTACTGCAGTAACGGAGATGAtgattttaataaaaataaattaaattcacGGTTGACGGGTGGATTGTTATGGTGGATCCGAACGCCTAGCAGCCTTATTGTTTAATGGTTTGTTTAGCGGCTTCTTAACTTGTGCTGATGGTTCTTCTGATTGACTGTTATCGACTACACTTACCTTACCATACCAGTCACACTA includes:
- the LOC109427505 gene encoding uncharacterized protein DDB_G0290587 yields the protein MPLMLMVMSRMKNSKAILEGLLVVLALLMAGTGVESRAVNISNTWTLPEDGFPVFYRYFRDKISWFEADAVCQFHHANLVTVDNGVQFDAARAFLKELDVTNPVWIGLMRPENSARFIWTNAKTLDSSSGYWAESLPAMETPLCAVVDPVRDFRWHALRCGGPETAAFLCELPVPTWATDCTVTSMPSLTVQYMSDSGAVQLARDCGELGTRHMSCQSKLDRDTILQQLQCGDQETDPAQVAATENNQLPEAGSAVPQQASRTPPPQILEHDILTVVSNNDEDNNIDVNPNQIEDTVKNVINKFNLADLLQNDQSLHSGEMDGHYEGQEKEGKKMTGKKYSPLFEKKEKYGKKGDHKADEDEEMMMGDQPDETETQPIDIVQQAVKPTEGDSDESSTSGVVGSSTGGAAVSSEVAGAESTTVDSRLRRATDGEAAEESTVSSTTVEASTTTVTTTTTMEPTTSSTASHILPTTPKKEISAIGDHFIPPMLLVKARFTSTKAHVDSTTTTEIVTETPEPTSSSTSAPASTSEEITTAILTEETYSVSDNGSDIQIVEFDVKTSSPEIPTPSEAGVTTAHQVVEITFEDKEMTSKLGTLSITTRPFTSDEPQSTTAAENATATPTTPSTTVVLPSTTTTTTTTTAPPSTTSSPPSSTTIPTVTTLKPKTSYTFEQHDLHHDLGPDAPSDVSDEQHEDNEADHRNHEELHNSFSNIENYQPYKPNRHRSLTKPEVHNNHGNYIKKILG